One window of the Maylandia zebra isolate NMK-2024a linkage group LG19, Mzebra_GT3a, whole genome shotgun sequence genome contains the following:
- the rock2a gene encoding rho-associated protein kinase 2 isoform X2, which yields MSLGAERRMETRLKKLEDMIRDPRSAINLESLLDSMNALVLDLGYPALRKNKNIETFLNRYEKVIGQIRDLQMKSEDFDRVKVIGRGAFGEVQLVRHKASQKVYAMKLLSKFEMIKRSDSAFFWEERDIMAFSNSPWVVQLCSAFQDDHYLYMVMEYMPGGDLVNLTSTYDVPEKWAKFYTAEVVMALDAIHSMGFIHRDVKPDNMLLDRLGHLKLADFGTCMKMDSTGMVHCDTAVGTPDYISPEVLKSQGGDGYYGRECDWWSVGVFIYELLVGDTPFYADSLVGTYSKIMDHKNSLNFPDDVEISNNAKNIICAFLTDREVRLGRNGVEEIKRHPFFKNDQWTFDTIRDTVAPVVPELSSDIDTSNFDEIEDDKGDVETFPTPKAFVGNQLPFVGFTYFKEDQLLNASNNSVAHENSKGESAALQKKLRHLEMQMNNDKQVKDDLEQKYRATTTRLEKLSKELEEEVSSRKNLESSLRQLEREKALLQHKSLESHRKAESEADRKRCLENEVNSLRDQLDDMKKRNQNSHISNEKNIHLQKQLEEANTLLRAETEAATRLRKAQTESSKQLQQLEANVRELQDKCCLLERSKLSLEKECISLQAALETERREHSQGSETITDLMGRISGLEEEARQQKQALSKAETEKRQLQEKLTDLEKEKSNKEIDLTYKLKVLQQELEQEEASHKATRAMQADKSKIKVTIEGAKSESMKELEQKLAEERAAKLRLENRILELEKQSSMMDCDNKQALQKLDELRRHKDHLTEEVKNLTLKIEQETQKRNLTQNDLKAQNQQLSALKTSEKQLKQETNHLLDIKRSLEKQNQELRKERQDTDGQMKELQDQLEAEQYFSTLYKTQVRELKEECEERNKLYKEVQQSLQELQEERDSLAAQLEITLTKADSEQLARSIAEEQYSDLEKEKIMKELELKEMMARHRQELSEKDITISSLEEANRTLTSDVANLANEKEELNNKLKEAIEETEKSKDWEQQISQMKQAFEKQLQCERTLKTQAVNKLAEIMNRKEVRGGGSRRGNDTDMRRKEKENRKLQLELRSEKEKLNSTIIKYQKEINEMQAQLADESQMRIEMQMALDSKDSDIEQLRNLLQTLSVQSMDSASVSSGPEFDADDAYTEMRLEGWLSLPVRNNTKKFGWERKYVVVSSKKILFYNSEQDKEQSIPNMVLDIDKLFHVRPVTQTDVYRADSKEIPRIFQILYANEGESKKEPEFPVEPHPIGEKSNYVCHKGHEFIPTLYHFPTNCEACTKPLWNMFKPPPALECRRCHIKCHKDHMDKKEEIIAPCKVNYDISTAKNLLLLAVSQEEQQKWVSRLVKKIPKKPPHPEQFARSSPRTSMKVQPSQSMRRPSRQLPTSKSSPRRSNGFKIKREDSSSTC from the exons gACTCCATGAATGCGCTGGTCTTAGACTTGGGCTACCCTGCACTAcgaaagaacaaaaacattgaGACCTTCTTAAACAGAT ATGAGAAAGTCATTGGCCAGATTCGAGATCTGCAGATGAAGTCTGAAGACTTTGACAGAGTTAAAGTGATTGGCCGAGGAGCATTTGGTGAAGTGCAACTG GTCAGACATAAAGCCTCACAGAAGGTCTACGCAATGAAGCTGCTCAGCAAATTTGAGATGATAAAACGCTCAGACTCAGCATTCTTCTGGGAAGAGAGAGATATCATGGCTTTTTCCAACAGTCCCTGGGTTGTGCAG TTGTGCTCTGCCTTCCAAGATGACCACTACCTCTACATGGTGATGGAGTACATGCCAGGAGGCGACCTGGTTAACCTCACCAGCACCTATGATGTACCGGAGAAGTGGGCCAAGTTCTACACAGCGGAGGTGGTGATGGCCCTGGACGCCATTCACTCCATGGGCTTCATTCACCGCGATGTGAAGCCAGACAACATGCTGCTGGACAGACTCGGACACCTGAAGCTGGCTGACTTTGGCACTTGCATGAAAATGGACTCG ACCGGCATGGTGCACTGTGACACAGCTGTTGGGACTCCAGACTACATCTCGCCAGAAGTGCTAAAATCCCAGGGAGGAGATGGCTATTATGGGAGAGAATGCGACTGGTGGTCCGTAGGGGTCTTCATTTACGAGTTGCTCGTCG GTGACACGCCGTTCTACGCAGACTCTTTGGTGGGAACATACAGTAAAATCATGGACCACAAGAACTCCCTCAATTTTCCAGATGATGTGGAGATCTCCAACAATGCCAAGAATATCATCTGTGCCTTCCTGACTGACAG GGAGGTGCGATTAGGCAGAAACGGCGTGGAGGAAATCAAGCGACATCCTTTCTTCAAAAATGACCAGTGGACCTTTGACACCATCAGAGACA CGGTTGCCCCTGTGGTCCCAGAGCTGAGCAGTGACATAGACACCAGCAACTTTGATGAGATAGAAGACGACAAAGGCGATGTAGAAACCTTCCCCACACCTAAGGCATTTGTCGGCAATCAGTTACCCTTTGTTGGCTTCACCTACTTCAAAGAAGACCA GTTATTAAATGCTTCCAACAACTCAGTGGCTCATGAGAATTCAAAAGGGGAG TCAGCAGCACTGCAGAAGAAACTTCGCCACCTAGAGATGCAGATGAATAATGACAAGCAAGTCAAAGATGATCTAGAGCAAAAATACAG GGCCACCACCACTCGTCTGGAAAAGCTCTCCAAAGAACTTGAGGAAGAG gtgagcagcagaaagaacCTGGAGTCGAGTCTGAGGCAGCTGGAGAGGGAGAAGGCTCTGCTGCAGCACAAAAGCCTGGAGAGCCACCGCAAGGCTGAGAGCGAGGCCGACAGGAAGCGCTGTCTGGAGAACGAAG TCAACAGCCTCAGAGACCAGCTGGATGACATGAAGAAGCGAAACCAAAACTCTCACATTTCCAATGAGAAGAACATTCACCTCCAGAAACAG CTGGAAGAAGCCAACACGTTGTTGCGGGCCGAGACGGAGGCGGCGACGAGACTCCGCAAAGCCCAAACTGAGAGCAgcaagcagctgcagcagctggaggcCAACGTGCGCGAGCTGCAGGACAAATGCTGCCTGCTGGAGCGCAGCAAGCTGAGTCTGGAGAAGGAATGCATCAGCCTGCAGGCTGCGCTAGAGACGGAGAGGAGGGAGCACAGCCAGGGCTCGGAAACCATCACTGACCTGATGG GACGCATTTCTGGCCTGGAAGAGGAGGCCCGTCAGCAGAAACAGGCTTTATCCAAAGCTGAGACTGAGAAGAGGCAGCTTCAAGAGAAACTCACTGATCTGGAGAAG GAGAAGAGCAACAAGGAGATCGATTTGACCTACAAGCTGAAGGTGCTGCAGCAGGAGCTGGAACAGGAGGAGGCCTCTCATAAGGCCACCAGAGCAATGCAGGCAGACAAGAGCAAGATCAAGGTCACCATCGAGGGCGCCAAGTCAGAGTCCATGAAGG AGTTGGAGCAGAAGCTGGCAGAGGAGCGAGCTGCCAAACTGCGGCTGGAGAACAGAATACTAGAGCTGGAGAAGCAGAGCAGCATGATGGACTGTGACAACAAACAGGCCCTGCAGAAGCTAGACGAGCTGCGCAGACACAAGGATCACCTTACTGAGGAG GTGAAGAACCTGACACTGAAGATCGAGCAGGAGACCCAGAAGCGTAACCTGACTCAGAACGACCTGAAGGCTCAAAACCAGCAGCTCAGTGCTCTGAAAACCTCCGAGAAGCAGCTCAAGCAGGAAACTAATCACCTGCTGGATATTAAGCGCAGCTTGGAGAAGCAGAACCAGGAGCTGCGCAA agAAAGACAGGACACAGATGGACAAATGAAGGAGTTACAAGACCAGTTAGAGGCTGAGCAGTATTTCTCA ACTCTCTATAAGACCCAGGTTCGTGAGCTGAAGGAGGAATGTGAGGAGAGGAACAAACTCTACAAAGAAGTGCAGCAGTCTCTGCAGGAGCTGCAGGAGGAGAG GGACTCTTTGGCAGCACAGCTGGAGATCACTCTGACAAAGGCTGACTCGGAGCAGCTGGCGCGCTCCATCGCTGAGGAGCAGTACTCCGACCTCGAGAAGGAGAAGATAATGAAGGAGCTGGAGCTGAAGGAGATGATGGCTCGCCATCGCCAGGAGCTCTCTGAGAAGGACATCACCATCAGCTCT CTGGAAGAAGCTAATAGGACCCTGACGAGTGATGTCGCCAATCTGGCCAATGAGAAGGAGGAACTGAACAACAAACTGAAGGAGGCAATAGAGG AAACTGAGAAGTCGAAGGACTGGGAGCAGCAGATAAGCCAGATGAAGCAGGCATTTGAGAAGCAGCTGCAGTGCGAGAGGACGCTAAAAACCCAG GCCGTCAATAAGCTGGCAGAGATCATGAACAGGAAGGAAGTGCGTGGCGGAGGCAGCCGCCGTGGTAACGACACAGACATGCGGCGAAAGGAGAAGGAGAACAGGAAGCTGCAGCTTGAGCTCAGGTCAGAGAAGGAAAAGCTGAACAGCACCATCATCAAATATCAGAAGGAGATCAACGAAATGCAAGCA CAACTGGCAGATGAGAGCCAGATGCGCATTGAGATGCAGATGGCTCTGGACAGTAAGGACAGTGACATTGAGCAGCTGAGAAATCTCCTGCAGACGCTCAGTGTTCAGTCGATGGACTCCGCCAGCGTCAGCAGCGGGCCCGAGTTTGATGCTGATGATGCGTACACAG AAATGAGGCTCGAGGGCTGGCTGTCTCTCCCCGTCAGAAACAATACCAAGAAGTTTGGATGGGAGCGAAAG TACGTTGTAGTAAGCAGCAAGAAGATTCTTTTCTACAACAGCGAGCAAGACAAAGAGCAGTCCATCCCCAACATGGTGCTCGATATAGA TAAACTCTTCCATGTGAGACCTGTTACTCAGACAGATGTGTATCGAGCTGACTCCAAAGAAATTCCCAGGATATTCCAG ATTCTTTATGCCAATGAAGGTGAAAGCAAAAAGGAGCCAGAGTTTCCCGTGGAGCCGCATCCCATTGGAGAAAAGTCCAATTACGTCTGCCACAAAGGCCACGAGTTCATTCCCACCCTCTACCACTTCCCCACCAACTGTGAGGCCTGCACAAAGCCACTGTGGAACATGTTCAAGCCGCCCCCTGCTCTGGAGTGCCGGCGTTGCCACATCAAGTGCCACAAGGATCACATGGACAAGAAGGAGGAGATCATCGCCCCCTGTAAAG TGAACTACGACATTTCTACAGCCAAGAACCTGCTCCTGCTCGCCGTGTCCCAGGAGGAGCAGCAGAAGTGGGTGAGCCGGTTGGTCAAGAAGATTCCCAAAAAGCCTCCACACCCAGAACAGTTCGCACGCTCCTCACCGCGGACCTCCATGAAGGTTCAGCCCAGCCAGTCCATGAGGAGGCCCAGTCGACAGCTCCCCACCAGCAAGAGCAG CCCTCGCAGGTCAAATGGCTTCAAAATAAAGCGAGAAGATTCCAGCAGTACCTG tTAA
- the rock2a gene encoding rho-associated protein kinase 2 isoform X1: MSLGAERRMETRLKKLEDMIRDPRSAINLESLLDSMNALVLDLGYPALRKNKNIETFLNRYEKVIGQIRDLQMKSEDFDRVKVIGRGAFGEVQLVRHKASQKVYAMKLLSKFEMIKRSDSAFFWEERDIMAFSNSPWVVQLCSAFQDDHYLYMVMEYMPGGDLVNLTSTYDVPEKWAKFYTAEVVMALDAIHSMGFIHRDVKPDNMLLDRLGHLKLADFGTCMKMDSTGMVHCDTAVGTPDYISPEVLKSQGGDGYYGRECDWWSVGVFIYELLVGDTPFYADSLVGTYSKIMDHKNSLNFPDDVEISNNAKNIICAFLTDREVRLGRNGVEEIKRHPFFKNDQWTFDTIRDTVAPVVPELSSDIDTSNFDEIEDDKGDVETFPTPKAFVGNQLPFVGFTYFKEDQLLNASNNSVAHENSKGESAALQKKLRHLEMQMNNDKQVKDDLEQKYRATTTRLEKLSKELEEEVSSRKNLESSLRQLEREKALLQHKSLESHRKAESEADRKRCLENEVNSLRDQLDDMKKRNQNSHISNEKNIHLQKQLEEANTLLRAETEAATRLRKAQTESSKQLQQLEANVRELQDKCCLLERSKLSLEKECISLQAALETERREHSQGSETITDLMGRISGLEEEARQQKQALSKAETEKRQLQEKLTDLEKEKSNKEIDLTYKLKVLQQELEQEEASHKATRAMQADKSKIKVTIEGAKSESMKELEQKLAEERAAKLRLENRILELEKQSSMMDCDNKQALQKLDELRRHKDHLTEEVKNLTLKIEQETQKRNLTQNDLKAQNQQLSALKTSEKQLKQETNHLLDIKRSLEKQNQELRKERQDTDGQMKELQDQLEAEQYFSTLYKTQVRELKEECEERNKLYKEVQQSLQELQEERDSLAAQLEITLTKADSEQLARSIAEEQYSDLEKEKIMKELELKEMMARHRQELSEKDITISSLEEANRTLTSDVANLANEKEELNNKLKEAIEETEKSKDWEQQISQMKQAFEKQLQCERTLKTQAVNKLAEIMNRKEVRGGGSRRGNDTDMRRKEKENRKLQLELRSEKEKLNSTIIKYQKEINEMQAQLADESQMRIEMQMALDSKDSDIEQLRNLLQTLSVQSMDSASVSSGPEFDADDAYTEMRLEGWLSLPVRNNTKKFGWERKYVVVSSKKILFYNSEQDKEQSIPNMVLDIDKLFHVRPVTQTDVYRADSKEIPRIFQILYANEGESKKEPEFPVEPHPIGEKSNYVCHKGHEFIPTLYHFPTNCEACTKPLWNMFKPPPALECRRCHIKCHKDHMDKKEEIIAPCKVNYDISTAKNLLLLAVSQEEQQKWVSRLVKKIPKKPPHPEQFARSSPRTSMKVQPSQSMRRPSRQLPTSKSSPRRSNGFKIKREDSSSTWYK, translated from the exons gACTCCATGAATGCGCTGGTCTTAGACTTGGGCTACCCTGCACTAcgaaagaacaaaaacattgaGACCTTCTTAAACAGAT ATGAGAAAGTCATTGGCCAGATTCGAGATCTGCAGATGAAGTCTGAAGACTTTGACAGAGTTAAAGTGATTGGCCGAGGAGCATTTGGTGAAGTGCAACTG GTCAGACATAAAGCCTCACAGAAGGTCTACGCAATGAAGCTGCTCAGCAAATTTGAGATGATAAAACGCTCAGACTCAGCATTCTTCTGGGAAGAGAGAGATATCATGGCTTTTTCCAACAGTCCCTGGGTTGTGCAG TTGTGCTCTGCCTTCCAAGATGACCACTACCTCTACATGGTGATGGAGTACATGCCAGGAGGCGACCTGGTTAACCTCACCAGCACCTATGATGTACCGGAGAAGTGGGCCAAGTTCTACACAGCGGAGGTGGTGATGGCCCTGGACGCCATTCACTCCATGGGCTTCATTCACCGCGATGTGAAGCCAGACAACATGCTGCTGGACAGACTCGGACACCTGAAGCTGGCTGACTTTGGCACTTGCATGAAAATGGACTCG ACCGGCATGGTGCACTGTGACACAGCTGTTGGGACTCCAGACTACATCTCGCCAGAAGTGCTAAAATCCCAGGGAGGAGATGGCTATTATGGGAGAGAATGCGACTGGTGGTCCGTAGGGGTCTTCATTTACGAGTTGCTCGTCG GTGACACGCCGTTCTACGCAGACTCTTTGGTGGGAACATACAGTAAAATCATGGACCACAAGAACTCCCTCAATTTTCCAGATGATGTGGAGATCTCCAACAATGCCAAGAATATCATCTGTGCCTTCCTGACTGACAG GGAGGTGCGATTAGGCAGAAACGGCGTGGAGGAAATCAAGCGACATCCTTTCTTCAAAAATGACCAGTGGACCTTTGACACCATCAGAGACA CGGTTGCCCCTGTGGTCCCAGAGCTGAGCAGTGACATAGACACCAGCAACTTTGATGAGATAGAAGACGACAAAGGCGATGTAGAAACCTTCCCCACACCTAAGGCATTTGTCGGCAATCAGTTACCCTTTGTTGGCTTCACCTACTTCAAAGAAGACCA GTTATTAAATGCTTCCAACAACTCAGTGGCTCATGAGAATTCAAAAGGGGAG TCAGCAGCACTGCAGAAGAAACTTCGCCACCTAGAGATGCAGATGAATAATGACAAGCAAGTCAAAGATGATCTAGAGCAAAAATACAG GGCCACCACCACTCGTCTGGAAAAGCTCTCCAAAGAACTTGAGGAAGAG gtgagcagcagaaagaacCTGGAGTCGAGTCTGAGGCAGCTGGAGAGGGAGAAGGCTCTGCTGCAGCACAAAAGCCTGGAGAGCCACCGCAAGGCTGAGAGCGAGGCCGACAGGAAGCGCTGTCTGGAGAACGAAG TCAACAGCCTCAGAGACCAGCTGGATGACATGAAGAAGCGAAACCAAAACTCTCACATTTCCAATGAGAAGAACATTCACCTCCAGAAACAG CTGGAAGAAGCCAACACGTTGTTGCGGGCCGAGACGGAGGCGGCGACGAGACTCCGCAAAGCCCAAACTGAGAGCAgcaagcagctgcagcagctggaggcCAACGTGCGCGAGCTGCAGGACAAATGCTGCCTGCTGGAGCGCAGCAAGCTGAGTCTGGAGAAGGAATGCATCAGCCTGCAGGCTGCGCTAGAGACGGAGAGGAGGGAGCACAGCCAGGGCTCGGAAACCATCACTGACCTGATGG GACGCATTTCTGGCCTGGAAGAGGAGGCCCGTCAGCAGAAACAGGCTTTATCCAAAGCTGAGACTGAGAAGAGGCAGCTTCAAGAGAAACTCACTGATCTGGAGAAG GAGAAGAGCAACAAGGAGATCGATTTGACCTACAAGCTGAAGGTGCTGCAGCAGGAGCTGGAACAGGAGGAGGCCTCTCATAAGGCCACCAGAGCAATGCAGGCAGACAAGAGCAAGATCAAGGTCACCATCGAGGGCGCCAAGTCAGAGTCCATGAAGG AGTTGGAGCAGAAGCTGGCAGAGGAGCGAGCTGCCAAACTGCGGCTGGAGAACAGAATACTAGAGCTGGAGAAGCAGAGCAGCATGATGGACTGTGACAACAAACAGGCCCTGCAGAAGCTAGACGAGCTGCGCAGACACAAGGATCACCTTACTGAGGAG GTGAAGAACCTGACACTGAAGATCGAGCAGGAGACCCAGAAGCGTAACCTGACTCAGAACGACCTGAAGGCTCAAAACCAGCAGCTCAGTGCTCTGAAAACCTCCGAGAAGCAGCTCAAGCAGGAAACTAATCACCTGCTGGATATTAAGCGCAGCTTGGAGAAGCAGAACCAGGAGCTGCGCAA agAAAGACAGGACACAGATGGACAAATGAAGGAGTTACAAGACCAGTTAGAGGCTGAGCAGTATTTCTCA ACTCTCTATAAGACCCAGGTTCGTGAGCTGAAGGAGGAATGTGAGGAGAGGAACAAACTCTACAAAGAAGTGCAGCAGTCTCTGCAGGAGCTGCAGGAGGAGAG GGACTCTTTGGCAGCACAGCTGGAGATCACTCTGACAAAGGCTGACTCGGAGCAGCTGGCGCGCTCCATCGCTGAGGAGCAGTACTCCGACCTCGAGAAGGAGAAGATAATGAAGGAGCTGGAGCTGAAGGAGATGATGGCTCGCCATCGCCAGGAGCTCTCTGAGAAGGACATCACCATCAGCTCT CTGGAAGAAGCTAATAGGACCCTGACGAGTGATGTCGCCAATCTGGCCAATGAGAAGGAGGAACTGAACAACAAACTGAAGGAGGCAATAGAGG AAACTGAGAAGTCGAAGGACTGGGAGCAGCAGATAAGCCAGATGAAGCAGGCATTTGAGAAGCAGCTGCAGTGCGAGAGGACGCTAAAAACCCAG GCCGTCAATAAGCTGGCAGAGATCATGAACAGGAAGGAAGTGCGTGGCGGAGGCAGCCGCCGTGGTAACGACACAGACATGCGGCGAAAGGAGAAGGAGAACAGGAAGCTGCAGCTTGAGCTCAGGTCAGAGAAGGAAAAGCTGAACAGCACCATCATCAAATATCAGAAGGAGATCAACGAAATGCAAGCA CAACTGGCAGATGAGAGCCAGATGCGCATTGAGATGCAGATGGCTCTGGACAGTAAGGACAGTGACATTGAGCAGCTGAGAAATCTCCTGCAGACGCTCAGTGTTCAGTCGATGGACTCCGCCAGCGTCAGCAGCGGGCCCGAGTTTGATGCTGATGATGCGTACACAG AAATGAGGCTCGAGGGCTGGCTGTCTCTCCCCGTCAGAAACAATACCAAGAAGTTTGGATGGGAGCGAAAG TACGTTGTAGTAAGCAGCAAGAAGATTCTTTTCTACAACAGCGAGCAAGACAAAGAGCAGTCCATCCCCAACATGGTGCTCGATATAGA TAAACTCTTCCATGTGAGACCTGTTACTCAGACAGATGTGTATCGAGCTGACTCCAAAGAAATTCCCAGGATATTCCAG ATTCTTTATGCCAATGAAGGTGAAAGCAAAAAGGAGCCAGAGTTTCCCGTGGAGCCGCATCCCATTGGAGAAAAGTCCAATTACGTCTGCCACAAAGGCCACGAGTTCATTCCCACCCTCTACCACTTCCCCACCAACTGTGAGGCCTGCACAAAGCCACTGTGGAACATGTTCAAGCCGCCCCCTGCTCTGGAGTGCCGGCGTTGCCACATCAAGTGCCACAAGGATCACATGGACAAGAAGGAGGAGATCATCGCCCCCTGTAAAG TGAACTACGACATTTCTACAGCCAAGAACCTGCTCCTGCTCGCCGTGTCCCAGGAGGAGCAGCAGAAGTGGGTGAGCCGGTTGGTCAAGAAGATTCCCAAAAAGCCTCCACACCCAGAACAGTTCGCACGCTCCTCACCGCGGACCTCCATGAAGGTTCAGCCCAGCCAGTCCATGAGGAGGCCCAGTCGACAGCTCCCCACCAGCAAGAGCAG CCCTCGCAGGTCAAATGGCTTCAAAATAAAGCGAGAAGATTCCAGCAGTACCTGGTACAAATGA